In Phycisphaerae bacterium, the genomic stretch CGACGGTCCGGGCCGTCGTGGAAAGCGGTTGGGTTATTGATTTGCTTATTGCGCGGCGTTGCCGATAATATACCCCCACACAGGTTTGTGGTTTCGCTGACAACGACAAGGGAGTTTATGGCGCAGTCTGAGAAGATCCAGGTCGAAGCCAAAGTCATCAAGGCGCTGCCCAACGCCCAGTTTCTGGTCGAGGCGGAAACGGGCAATGCCAAACACGAGGTCCTGGCCCACATTGCCGGGAAGATGCGGAAACACTTCATCAGGATCGTACCGGGCGACATCGTGACGGTCGAGTTGTCCCCCTATGACCTGACTCGCGGGCGCATCATCTATCGCCAGCGTTAGTTTCCTTCAGCCTCGCGATCCCACCTCGATCCACACGTATCTCCGGTAATCCGATCCGTCAGGGAACGTGCTGTGCCGCGGGCTCGGCTGTCCGGCAAACCCATCGAACGGTAGAATAAGCGGCACAGCCGCGCGGTGGTCGGCGCGGATGCGTGGAACGTTGCCATGGCGCTTGGTGAGAGGATCAGCAATGAGCTCCTGCCGCAGGTACGGCAACCGGGGCAGTACATCGGCGGCGAGTGGAACCAGCTTGTCCGGCCCGGCGACTGGGAGCGAGCGGAGCTGCGCGTCGCCCTGGCTTTTCCCGACACCTATGCAGTCGGGATGAGCCACCTCGGATGTCAGATTCTCTATTGGCTGTGCAATCACACGCCCGGTGTCTGTGCCGAACGCGTCTACTGTCCCTGGACGGACGCGGAGCGGGTGATGCGCGGGCGGGGCATTCCGCTGTTCACCTGGGATACCCGACAGCCCGTCGCGACGGCGGATATCCTGGCCGTGTCCATGCAGTACGAGATGTCCTCTAGTAACCTTCTTTTACTTCTCGACTTAGCGGGCATACCGCTCGGGTCAGCCGATCGTGACGAGGGACATCCTCTGGTCATCGTGGGCGGGCCTCAGATGGACAATCCTGAACCCATCGCCGATTTTGTTGATGCCGTCGTGATCGGGGACGGCGAGGCAAGCACGGCCGCGATTCTCGACGCGTGCCGTGAGCTCAAGCGTTGCGGCGCGTCACGTTCTGAGAGACTCATCGAACTTGCCCGCCGGTTTGAGTGGCTCTACGTCCCGTCGCTGTATGAGATCAAATACCGACTCGACGGCACGATTGCCGGTATGGTCGCCGCAAGCGGGTGTCCTGCCGGCTTTGCACCGCGGCAGACCATCGTCCGCTGCTTCACAAAGGATTTCGACAACGCCCCCGTACCGATTCGTCCGATTGTGCCGTTCACGGAGGTTGTTCACGATCGGATCAGCATCGAGATCATGCGTGGTTGTCCCAAGAGATGCCGATTCTGCCACGCCGGCTACACCAAGCGGCCGATGCGCATCCGGTCAGTCGATCGTATTATGGAGATTGCCGAGTCTGCCTGGCGGGCCACCGGTCATGACGAGATCGGCCTGCTGAGCCTGTCCAGTGCGGATTATCCGAGGCTTCGCGAGCTGGCGGAGCGGATGAACGAGCGGTTTGGGCCCCGCCGAGTGAACCTCTCTCTTCCGTCGCTTCGGGTGGACAAGATGCTTTCGGACATT encodes the following:
- the infA gene encoding translation initiation factor IF-1, translating into MAQSEKIQVEAKVIKALPNAQFLVEAETGNAKHEVLAHIAGKMRKHFIRIVPGDIVTVELSPYDLTRGRIIYRQR
- a CDS encoding TIGR03960 family B12-binding radical SAM protein, translating into MALGERISNELLPQVRQPGQYIGGEWNQLVRPGDWERAELRVALAFPDTYAVGMSHLGCQILYWLCNHTPGVCAERVYCPWTDAERVMRGRGIPLFTWDTRQPVATADILAVSMQYEMSSSNLLLLLDLAGIPLGSADRDEGHPLVIVGGPQMDNPEPIADFVDAVVIGDGEASTAAILDACRELKRCGASRSERLIELARRFEWLYVPSLYEIKYRLDGTIAGMVAASGCPAGFAPRQTIVRCFTKDFDNAPVPIRPIVPFTEVVHDRISIEIMRGCPKRCRFCHAGYTKRPMRIRSVDRIMEIAESAWRATGHDEIGLLSLSSADYPRLRELAERMNERFGPRRVNLSLPSLRVDKMLSDIPWLVSSVRKGGLTIAVEAATQEMREAIRKEVLEGDLIEGIRQAYKAGWNSVKLYFMCGFPGETESDIRGIFDLALQVSHAKRAVRGGPASVNAGVSWLVPKPHTPLQWAPMQTAEYFHEARRILLDAARQRRSAVHIKTHRVDRSILEGVFARGDRRLGRVIETAYRLGARMDGWDEVFDNSLWLRAFEMTGIDPAFYAHRRRDAAEIFPWDHIESGPPRGRLLAQYEDMLARCAARIDRSLETG